Below is a genomic region from Isosphaeraceae bacterium EP7.
ACGAAGGCGTAGAAGGCCCCTTTGCGCTCGGCGATGGCCTGGATGGGGACCTGCAACACGTCGCGCATCTCCTGGACCAGGATGACGACCTCGGCCGACATGCCGGGCTTCAGGCTGGAGTCGGGCGGGGTGTTCTGGACGTCGACGACGGTGCTGTATTCCTTCACGCCGCCGTTCATCCAGCCGCGGTTGGAGTCGGCCAGGTTGGAGACGGTCTTGACGATGCCGATGAGTTCCAGGTTGGGGAAGGCGTCGACCCGGATCGTGGCCTTCTGGTCGGCCTTGATCTTCTTGATCATCGACTCGTGAATATTCACCTTCACCTGCATCCGGGTGAGGTCGGGGATGCTGAAGATCTTCTGCCTCGAGTAGACGGTGGCCCCCTCGCGGATCTGGCGGCTGGAGTCGTAATAGGCCTCGTTGGCGTAGGCGAGGATGCCGGTCTGGCCGGCCTTGATCTCGGTCTTGGCCTTCTGCTTGAGGAACTCCTGGAGCTGCTGCTCCTCGATCTCGTGGGTGCCGACGGCGGAGACCACCTCGCTGTCGGCCTTGGCCACCTTGGCCTTGCCCTGGGCGGCGGCCTTGTCGACGGCCTTCTGCGCCATCTGCACCTTGGAGGCGTTCTCGACCATGTTCTTCTCTTTTTCGTAGGTCTTCTTGACCGTGTAGCGCCTCTCCTCGGACGACTTCATGAACTTGTATTGTTCGAGGGAGTTCTCAAGGGGGCGGAGCTGCTGGGGGCTCTTGAAGCCCTTCTTGACGAGCCCCTGCATCTTGTCCAGCTCGTCGCTCGTCTTCTCCACGTCCTTGGTGGCGAGCTTGATCTTGGACTGGGCCTCGTCGAGGTCGGCGGGGTTGGTCCCCTCCTCGAACAGGATGCGGGTCAGCTCGGCGACCTTCAGGTCGCCTTTGGCCTTCACCTCCTCGCTCTCGGCGTCGTTCCTGGCGATCTCAAGCTCTTGCTTGCTCGTCTCGATCTTGGACTTGGCCTGCTTCGACTTGATCTGCTGCTGGGCGATGCTCTTGTCGATCTCCGAGGAGTCGAACCGGCAGACGACCTGCCCCTTCTCGACGCGCGAGCCCTCGGCGACCAGTTCGATGATCTTGTTCTGGTAGCCGTTGAGCTCGCAGGTGCCGTCGACGGTGACGGTGCTCTCGAGGTTCCCCCGCTCGTTGACCGCAACGCGCAGGGTGGCGCGGCGGACGACGGCGGTGAGCGGGCGATCGACCACCTTGCCGCTGCCCAGGATCCGGTCGCGGCCCAGGTAGGCGGCCGAGGCGACCCCCGCGACGCCGAGCAGCAGCGCCAGGACCTTGCCGCTACCCAGGATTCGCCGGTACAGACGGCGGGGCTTCGGGCTCGCCGTAGGTACCGCGGACGGGGTCGACGGCGGGGCCAGAACCTTCAGCTCCTCGAGTGCCACGGGGGAATCCGGCGGTTCCGCTGAATTCATTGGTCCAAACTCCACGGGGGTCGATCTGCATGACGTCAAGGTCGCGATAGAGGCTCATCCTGGCGGTCTCATAGCTGACCCAGCTCGCGATCAGGTTGTTTCGGGAATTCAGGAGGCCGTTCAGTGACTGTAAGAGATTAAGCGCCAGGCTCTGGGTCTCTTGCCCGGGATTCCTGACGTTGTACTCGGCCTCGTCAACCTGCCTCGCGGCGATGATGAGGCTCTCGCGGGCAATCTCGAACTGACGTTCTGCCAGGCCGAGGTTACGCATGTCGAGCCTGATGTCGAAGATGACCTGATCATGCACGAGCATGTAATTACGGCGGGCACGTTGGTAGGTAATCTGAGAGGCCCGATAGGCGTTACGCTCGGCACGACGGTTGATTGGTGCGTCGAACCTCAGGCCGATCCGATGGGTGCTGTTGGACGAGTCGAAGCGGAAGATGCCGTCATGCTTGGGGTCGGTGCCGAGCACGCCGTCGTAGACCACATCGAGGCCGGCCAGGAGTTGGTTGGCGGCGAACTCCTCGTTCCGCCAGGTGTCGGTCACCTGGGCCAGGGCGTTCATCAAATCCTGGCGATTGCCGAGTGCGTACTCGATGGCCTCGTCGAGCCCGAGGGCGACGGGGTTCAGGTCGATCAGGAAGACCCGAACCTGGCTCTGGGTGACGAAGACCTCGGCGAATCGGGCGCGATATTCATCGCCGGCCAGTCGCTGAAGGGACTTCTTCGAGTCCTTGCGATCGACCACGCCGAGCGTGCTGCTGAGGTCGTCCAGCGCCTTGAGGTTGTCGGCGAGCCGTTCCTTGGAGACGGACAGTTCCTCGGCCAGGTTCTCTGAGAGGGCCGACAGCCGCTCGCGATCTTCGGGCCCGTCGACCTCGACGGTCGTCTTACTACGCTGGCCCTTCTCGACGAGCCTGGCCGACTCCGTGATGGCCCCGTCCAGGATCTGGCCCAGCTCGACATAGAGCTCCCGGAGCTTCGCGGCGATGTCGGGCAGCGGCTCCGACAGCGGCGAGTCGTCCTGCACGAGCGAGAGCACCAGGGCATCGCTGCGAGACCTCAGGTCGTCGAGCTTCGGGTCGGAAAGCTCGAACAACTTCAGGGGCGAGTCGTCGAGCTTCACTGGGAGGTCAGACGGCAGGCCGAGCTGAATCTTGTAGGCGTCGAGCGAGGTCTGAAGCGACGCCTCGTTCTGCACCAGGACGAATCGGGCCTGCTGATACTGCTGGTCGATCAGGTCGCGCTGGAGGATCGACGACTGCTCGGCCTCCACCAGGGCCCTCGCCTCCTTCACGTTCCGGTCGAGGGCCTGGATGTTGCTCTCCTGGTTCCGCAGCGCCTGGAGCTGCTGGAGCAGGCCGAGATAGCCGTTGCTGGCCACCGTGTTGACGTAGAAGACGCGGCGGAAGTGGGAGAAGTCCCGCAGGGTGTAGAGCACTCCGCGCTCCTGGATCGACAGCGCCTGCGTGGCGATCCGGGCGAAGGCGTTGCGCAACAAGGGCTGGGTCAGCGCGACATGCAGTGAGGACAATGAGGTGTTGAAGCCTTTGCCGTTGTACTCGAAGACCATGTTGTTGGCGAAGTCGACGAGCAGCTGGGCGCCCGAGGCGAAGTTCTTGGTGAAGCCGGTGTCGGTGCCCGGCTGGATCTGGTTGCTGTCCGTCTCATTCGTGCCGAAATGCTGGAAAAACAGGGTGTTGCGGCTGAAACCCTGGACCGAGAACTGGAACCGGGCGAGGGTCAGCGCGAGCGAGGCGAGGTACAGGTCTTCGAACTGGAACTGGTAGTCGCGGCTGTGGATCAGGGCCAGCTCCATCACCGACTCGCGCGAGAGCTTGACGCTGCCGTCGGGCTCGCGGGGGATCAGGTCGCGCCAGGTCAGGTCTTCGACCTGGGTCGTCCCGCGCTTCTTCCAGCCGTGGTACTCGAACGGGAAGGCGCCCGACACCTGGTAGGGGCGTGCCCCCTTGTCGTCGAGCGGGATGGGCGTGGCGTCGGGGTCGTTGACGTCCCTCATCCTGGAACGAGGGTCGGCCTCGACCGGCCGCGCCGGCAGCTGCCAGCGCTTGTCGAACTGCCGCTCCTTCTCGATGTCGTAGACCTGGGCGTCGGCCATGGCGTGGTACCCGCGCCTGGTACATCCGGCGGACAGAACGCAGAGCAGGGCGATGAAGGCCAGGCCCGGCAAGACCGCGACGCGGCCCCGCAACGACGGATCCATTCCCCGCATGAGCCTCATCTCCTCCTTGAGATGCGAGTTGGGGTCAGATCCACCGAACTCGACATCGCCGATCTTCTACGATTGTCCAAGGCGTGTCAAGCGCACCCCTGCATGGCTCAAATCGAGCGGCGGGCGGGTCGGCAATTGCCCCGGGGCGGGGGGCTCACTATGCTCCAAGGTCTCTGACGGGAGACGGTTGTCGACAACGTAAGGGGGGCTGTCCATGGGTCTCGAACTGAACCGGCGTAACTTCCTGGGCACGGGCACGGCGGCCGGCCTCGGCTACTTCTTCACCGCCAACGCCTCGTCGGCCGCGCGGGCGGCCCGCAAGCCGAACGAGACGCTGCAAATCGCCGGCATCGGCGTAGGCGGCAAGGGGTCGAGCGACATCGACCAGGCCGGCAAGCTTGGCGAGGTCGTCGCGCTCTGCGACATCGACGACGCCATGCTCGATCCGAAGCTGAAGAAGTGGACCTCTGCCAAGAAGTTCTACGACTACCGCAAGCTGCTCGACGAGATGGGCAAGCACATCGACGCGGTGACCGTCAGCACGCCCGACCACACCCACGCCCTGGCCGCCGTCACGGCGATCCGGATGGGCAAGCACGTCTACTGCCAGAAGCCCCTGGCCCACACCGTCTTCGAGGCCCGCGTTCTGAAGGAGGCCGCCCGCAAGCACGGGGTGGTCACCCAGATGGGCAACCAGGGCTCGGCCTCCAACGGCCTGAGACGGGGCGTCGAGCTGATCCAGGCCGGCATCATCGGCCAGGTCAGCGAGGTCCACGTCTGGACCAACCGGCCCATCTGGCCGCAGGCCCCCATGATCATCAAGCGGCCCGATCACGCCGACGTCTGGCCCGAGTCGATCCACTGGGACGAGTTCCTCGGCGGGGCCCCGAGCCGTCCTTATGTCAAAGGCATCTACCATCCGTTCAACTGGCGAGGCTGGCTCGATTACGGCACCGGCGCCATCGGCGACATGGCCTGCCACACCGCCAACATGCCCTTCCGCGCCCTCAAGCTTGAGCACCCGACCCGCATCTCGGCCGAGAGCGGCGATGTCAACCCCGAGACCTACCCGGCCTGGGCCAAGGTCAAGCTCGAGTTCCCCGCCCGCGGCGACCTCTCCGCCGTCAACCTCCACTGGTACGAGGGCAAGAAGGACGGCAAGCTCGTCCTCCCCTCCGAGGAGCTGACCTCCAAGTTCCTCAAGCCCGACGGCAAGCTGCCCGGCAGCGGCTGCTTCCTGGTCGGCGACAAGGGCATCCTGTACTCGATGGACGACTACGGCGAGAAGTTCAACGTCACCCCGGGCGACCTGGGCAAGGACATGAACTTCACCGACCCCGAGTCGATCCCCAAGAACGGCAAGGGCGACCAGGGCCAGAAGAACGAGTGGGTCGAGGCCATCAAGGCCGGCAAGCCCGAGCTGGCCTACGCCAACTTCGACATTTCCAGCCTGCTGACCGAGGCCTTCCTGCTGGGCAACGTCGCCATCCGCACCGGCAAGGCGCTGGACTGGGACGGCCCCAACCTCAAGGTTACCAACGTCGCCGAGGCCAACGACCTCATCAAGACCGAGTACCGCCGAGGCTGGGAAGTCACCCGCGCCTGACCTCGCTTCTTGACCTGACCAACCCCCGTCGGGCGGCGGCCCATGTCGCCGCCCGACACCGCTCGGGTTCGTTTCGTAAAAAACGATATCCAGTCCACGCGGGGCGGGCGGCGACGCTCCTGCCTACACAGCTCATGACTTAACTTCCTAATAGGCCAACGAGTTCGGCATTGGGTTCGTTTTCCCGAATTCAAACGTTGACGTCGGCCCCCCTGCTGAAACCGGGCCAGCGTTGGGTTCGTTTTCCCGATTTCTAATCTGCGATGGTCTGTGTTGGGTTCGTTTTTTCAACGCGCGTTGGGTTCGTTTTTCCCATTTCAACCCGACCCCGGCACGTCTCGCAGTGAACAAAAGAATAGGATCGTCCGACTCGGGCGGGGTCGGACAATCCGAGCACGGGAGTGTCCGTCCGCTCCTCCGTCGTTCCGAAACACGACGGCATGAATCAAGGGGACAACCGCGACGGCGGAAGGGTGTCGCTCCAAATCCGGATTTCCAAAGAAGGCGAGGGAGGCGAGCCGATCCGAGGAATCTGCGCCGATGACGAATCGCTGCCCCCTCATTGAAGAGAGTCGTTCGAAGACGAGGTCTCGTTCTGCCTATTTTGGAATTCTTTCAAAATTCATTTCGACGTTCTTTTTAAGCATCAAGCGACATTAAGCGGAATCTTCCCGCAAACGCCATCCCACGAATGCAGGACGAAGGAACGTCTCCGAGTTCGGGAGTCTCGGACGGGACGTAGACGTTCGTAACGTTCCCAACTCAGACCGGCTCAAGGCGACTTTGCCAGGGCCTTGGCGACTTCGTCCTTGAGGTCGTCGGCCCTGCTACCTCGGGCGATGATATGACCGTCGGGGCCGATGAGAATGTAGGCCGGAAGGGCGCGGATCCCGAAGGAGGTGGCTTGGCCGTGCAGGCTGCCGCCGATGTTCACCTGAGTCCAGGGAAGCGTGTGGGTCTGCAGGAAGGCGTTGAGATCCTCGAGCGAACTGCCGACGTTGACTCCGATGATCGCGAATCGCGGATCCTTGGCGTGGGCGTCGTGGAGGGCTTTGAGCCGGGGCAGGTCGACGAGACTGCGGTTGGACCAGGTCGCCCAGAAGGCAAGCAGGACGTTTTTGCCCCTGACCTCGTTGAGCGAGAAATACTTGTCATCGAGGGTAGAGGCCGAGAAAGGGATGGGCTGGGCATCGGCGGGCGGGATGTCCTTGTCGAAGGCGGATCGCACGCCCGTGTTTGGGGGGGCCTGCCTCCGAACCGAACCGGCGCGGATGGCTCCCAGGTCGTGCGGACCCGGTGATTCGGGCCGGTAGATCGAGGCCAGCCAGGTGGCGCCGTCCCTGGTCATAAGAACCTCGTACTCCTGGCCGACGACGAGGTTAGGCAGGGTGAATCGGCCGTCGGCATCGGTCTCGACCTTCGGCACGAAGGCGAGGGTCGAGAAGTCGTACGCGTCATCCAGGGCGATCCTCCGCCCCCAGGTGAGTTGCTGATTCGAGGCTGGCTTGCCCTGCTCGTCGAGGAGAAGGCCGGTCGCCTGGGCGGTCGGGGCGAGGCGGACGCTGAAGTCGGGCCCCTCGATATCGAACTCGACGATCGCGGCGAGCGCCCCGTCGGGACTTCTGGCGTGGAGGAATGTCCTGTTCAGCCGACGGTACGCGACGAACCGTCCTTCGGCATCGGCCACAACCTTCGCACGGTCCCCCCCTCGCTCGCTGGCATCGAGGATTTCAACAACGGCCCCAGCAACCCCACGACCTTCCGGGCCCGCGACGACCTTGCCCGCAAGGCTACCTGACCCGGGTCGTGGTAGGCGGAAGTCGCGGACGATCTCCGGCTCGTCCTTGATGGAGAGCAAGTTGGAGTTCGACCCGGTGCCGGTGGAATTGCTCTGTCCGGCGGGCGGTGCGAACCCGAAGACATACTTCCCTGGTCCGACCCTGATCGAGTAGCGGCCCTGGGTATCAGTATTCGCACCGTAGGTTCGCGAAACACGGAAGTTGTTCGTGCTTCCTCGGTTCTGCAATCCCCCGGCGGGCAGATCATTCCACTCTTGCAACACGACCGATCCATCCGTGACGGGGCGTCCATCGGGATCGATGGTGAGTCGGCCTCGGACGATGGTTCCCGAGGAGAGCTTGAAGTCTACCGGAGCGACCGGCACCCCCACGCGAAGGACGACATCCATGCGAGTTGAGGCCGAGAATTCGGGGTCGTCCACGCCGACGTGGTAGGCCTCGCCCGGGTTGAGTTGAAGTTCATACGTCCCATCGGTGCCCGTGCGGACCTGATCCCGGCCTTCGGTGTTCCCCCA
It encodes:
- a CDS encoding Gfo/Idh/MocA family oxidoreductase gives rise to the protein MGLELNRRNFLGTGTAAGLGYFFTANASSAARAARKPNETLQIAGIGVGGKGSSDIDQAGKLGEVVALCDIDDAMLDPKLKKWTSAKKFYDYRKLLDEMGKHIDAVTVSTPDHTHALAAVTAIRMGKHVYCQKPLAHTVFEARVLKEAARKHGVVTQMGNQGSASNGLRRGVELIQAGIIGQVSEVHVWTNRPIWPQAPMIIKRPDHADVWPESIHWDEFLGGAPSRPYVKGIYHPFNWRGWLDYGTGAIGDMACHTANMPFRALKLEHPTRISAESGDVNPETYPAWAKVKLEFPARGDLSAVNLHWYEGKKDGKLVLPSEELTSKFLKPDGKLPGSGCFLVGDKGILYSMDDYGEKFNVTPGDLGKDMNFTDPESIPKNGKGDQGQKNEWVEAIKAGKPELAYANFDISSLLTEAFLLGNVAIRTGKALDWDGPNLKVTNVAEANDLIKTEYRRGWEVTRA
- a CDS encoding efflux RND transporter periplasmic adaptor subunit; this encodes MALEELKVLAPPSTPSAVPTASPKPRRLYRRILGSGKVLALLLGVAGVASAAYLGRDRILGSGKVVDRPLTAVVRRATLRVAVNERGNLESTVTVDGTCELNGYQNKIIELVAEGSRVEKGQVVCRFDSSEIDKSIAQQQIKSKQAKSKIETSKQELEIARNDAESEEVKAKGDLKVAELTRILFEEGTNPADLDEAQSKIKLATKDVEKTSDELDKMQGLVKKGFKSPQQLRPLENSLEQYKFMKSSEERRYTVKKTYEKEKNMVENASKVQMAQKAVDKAAAQGKAKVAKADSEVVSAVGTHEIEEQQLQEFLKQKAKTEIKAGQTGILAYANEAYYDSSRQIREGATVYSRQKIFSIPDLTRMQVKVNIHESMIKKIKADQKATIRVDAFPNLELIGIVKTVSNLADSNRGWMNGGVKEYSTVVDVQNTPPDSSLKPGMSAEVVILVQEMRDVLQVPIQAIAERKGAFYAFVEKDGAFLPKPVKVGETDEKFVEILSGLDVGEVVTLDARTRSAVYFKEDDRTPLDKPEPAKPATKGP
- a CDS encoding TolC family protein → MRGMDPSLRGRVAVLPGLAFIALLCVLSAGCTRRGYHAMADAQVYDIEKERQFDKRWQLPARPVEADPRSRMRDVNDPDATPIPLDDKGARPYQVSGAFPFEYHGWKKRGTTQVEDLTWRDLIPREPDGSVKLSRESVMELALIHSRDYQFQFEDLYLASLALTLARFQFSVQGFSRNTLFFQHFGTNETDSNQIQPGTDTGFTKNFASGAQLLVDFANNMVFEYNGKGFNTSLSSLHVALTQPLLRNAFARIATQALSIQERGVLYTLRDFSHFRRVFYVNTVASNGYLGLLQQLQALRNQESNIQALDRNVKEARALVEAEQSSILQRDLIDQQYQQARFVLVQNEASLQTSLDAYKIQLGLPSDLPVKLDDSPLKLFELSDPKLDDLRSRSDALVLSLVQDDSPLSEPLPDIAAKLRELYVELGQILDGAITESARLVEKGQRSKTTVEVDGPEDRERLSALSENLAEELSVSKERLADNLKALDDLSSTLGVVDRKDSKKSLQRLAGDEYRARFAEVFVTQSQVRVFLIDLNPVALGLDEAIEYALGNRQDLMNALAQVTDTWRNEEFAANQLLAGLDVVYDGVLGTDPKHDGIFRFDSSNSTHRIGLRFDAPINRRAERNAYRASQITYQRARRNYMLVHDQVIFDIRLDMRNLGLAERQFEIARESLIIAARQVDEAEYNVRNPGQETQSLALNLLQSLNGLLNSRNNLIASWVSYETARMSLYRDLDVMQIDPRGVWTNEFSGTAGFPRGTRGAEGSGPAVDPVRGTYGEPEAPPSVPANPG